From one Streptomyces sp. NBC_01478 genomic stretch:
- a CDS encoding helix-turn-helix transcriptional regulator, translated as MGVRLMVVDDHRLLAEALASALKLRGHRVLAAAAPAAGAAELVITRAPEVCLLGTATPAEPGIFDPVVKIKRERPQVAVLVLGPVPSPRGIAAAFAAGASGYVRHDERIEGVERAIMKARAGEAAVAPQLLQGAFSELLNPAAQPDDEGQRLLQMLTPREVEVLVRVADGEDTRLIAAGMGIAPSTARTHVQRVLMKLGVGSRLEAAALAARTGLLDRAGPVNGSAGLDA; from the coding sequence ATGGGAGTGCGGCTGATGGTGGTCGACGACCACCGGTTGCTCGCCGAGGCACTGGCCTCGGCGCTGAAGCTGCGGGGACACCGGGTGCTCGCGGCGGCGGCGCCGGCGGCGGGCGCGGCGGAGTTGGTGATCACCCGCGCACCCGAGGTGTGCCTGCTGGGCACGGCGACACCGGCCGAGCCGGGCATCTTCGACCCGGTGGTGAAGATCAAACGAGAGCGTCCCCAGGTCGCGGTCCTGGTCCTGGGCCCCGTCCCCAGCCCCCGAGGCATCGCGGCGGCCTTCGCGGCCGGCGCCTCGGGCTACGTACGCCACGACGAGCGCATCGAGGGCGTGGAGCGCGCCATCATGAAGGCGAGGGCGGGCGAGGCAGCCGTAGCCCCACAACTGCTCCAAGGAGCCTTCAGCGAACTCCTCAACCCGGCGGCCCAACCCGACGACGAGGGCCAGCGGTTGCTGCAGATGCTCACGCCGAGGGAGGTGGAGGTCCTGGTCCGGGTGGCAGACGGCGAGGACACCCGCCTGATCGCGGCCGGAATGGGCATCGCCCCGTCGACGGCCCGCACGCATGTGCAGCGCGTGCTGATGAAGCTGGGGGTGGGGTCGCGGCTGGAGGCGGCGGCGCTGGCGGCGCGGACGGGGTTGTTGGACAGGGCGGGGCCGGTGAACGGTTCGGCGGGGCTGGACGCGTAA